In a genomic window of Lacrimispora sp. BS-2:
- a CDS encoding APC family permease, with translation MEPKLEKKYGLFTAIAMVVGIVIGSGVFFKAEKILTATGGNLKDGILAWVIGGIIMISCAYTFSVMATKYQYINGVVDYAEATMGKKYAYYVGWFMAAIYYPTITSVLAWVSARYTCVIFGFSITGGECMTIACLYLVSSFTMNALSPVLAGKFQVSTTVIKLIPLFLMAVVGTFTGLRNGMTMYNFTHYVSQSTSNGLFTAVVAASFAYEGWIIATCINAELNNAKRNLPLALIAGTFITMSVYILYYIGLAGTIKNEVMMAGGETGAKLAFQTVFTSAGGSLLFVFVIISCLGTLNGLMLGCTRGIYSIAARGLGPKPRVFSQVDPATNMPVNSAIMGLFLCGIWLFYFYGANLTASWFGFFSFDSSELPIITIYALYIPIFIMFMAKGKGLNFFNRILMPSISLAGCVFMIAAAWFAHGIAAVAYLIVFFAIMAFGAVLLQKAKLPLNEVPHK, from the coding sequence ATGGAACCGAAATTAGAAAAGAAATATGGTCTTTTTACAGCCATTGCAATGGTTGTAGGTATCGTCATCGGAAGCGGTGTGTTTTTTAAGGCGGAAAAGATTCTTACGGCAACCGGAGGCAATTTAAAAGACGGCATCCTGGCATGGGTGATCGGAGGCATCATTATGATTTCCTGTGCTTACACCTTTTCTGTCATGGCTACCAAATATCAGTATATCAATGGTGTGGTGGATTACGCGGAAGCAACAATGGGAAAAAAATATGCCTATTATGTCGGCTGGTTTATGGCTGCAATTTATTATCCCACAATCACCTCGGTGCTTGCATGGGTCTCCGCCCGTTACACCTGTGTAATCTTTGGCTTTTCCATTACAGGCGGAGAATGTATGACCATCGCCTGCCTTTACCTTGTTTCAAGCTTTACAATGAATGCTTTGTCTCCTGTTCTGGCAGGGAAATTTCAGGTAAGCACCACGGTCATTAAGCTGATCCCACTCTTTTTAATGGCAGTTGTCGGAACGTTCACAGGGCTTCGAAATGGTATGACCATGTATAATTTCACCCATTACGTATCCCAAAGCACTTCCAACGGTTTGTTTACGGCTGTTGTGGCCGCCAGTTTTGCCTACGAAGGCTGGATCATTGCAACCTGCATCAATGCAGAATTAAACAATGCAAAGAGAAATCTTCCCCTGGCTTTGATAGCAGGTACATTTATTACCATGTCTGTTTATATCCTGTATTATATTGGTTTGGCCGGAACGATTAAAAATGAAGTGATGATGGCTGGCGGCGAAACCGGCGCCAAGCTGGCATTCCAGACGGTTTTCACCTCTGCAGGCGGTTCCCTTTTGTTTGTGTTCGTCATCATATCATGCCTTGGAACCTTAAACGGGCTGATGCTTGGCTGCACACGTGGGATCTATTCCATTGCTGCAAGAGGTCTTGGCCCAAAACCCCGGGTTTTCAGCCAGGTTGACCCGGCAACTAATATGCCTGTTAATTCCGCAATTATGGGGTTGTTTCTTTGCGGCATCTGGTTATTTTATTTTTACGGGGCAAACCTGACCGCCAGTTGGTTCGGGTTTTTCAGCTTTGATTCTTCGGAATTGCCCATTATCACAATTTATGCCCTGTACATCCCTATTTTTATTATGTTCATGGCAAAAGGGAAAGGGCTTAATTTTTTCAACCGGATACTTATGCCCTCCATTTCCCTTGCTGGCTGTGTATTTATGATTGCTGCCGCCTGGTTTGCCCACGGAATTGCTGCGGTTGCTTATCTGATTGTATTTTTTGCTATCATGGCATTTGGCGCTGTGCTTTTGCAGAAAGCAAAACTGCCGTTAAATGAGGTACCACATAAATAA
- a CDS encoding response regulator transcription factor, with the protein MENKHVIMIVEDEDAIIEFISVKLELQGYRILKAVNGKEAISFASSHCPDLILLDLGLPDMDGMEVLKSIRSWSMVPVIIISARHEDKFIVTALDSGADDYITKPFNNAILVARIRTALRRGHISKIKNSKVNHPFRFGDLYIDYDRRIVTVAGETVHLTPIEYRIIVLLSINAGTVLTHEFLCRELWGPYVNKSKALRVNVANLRRKIEKDTSNPQYIITEMGVGYRLLEDIDRLQ; encoded by the coding sequence ATGGAAAATAAACACGTTATTATGATAGTAGAGGATGAGGACGCAATCATCGAATTCATTTCTGTAAAATTAGAATTGCAAGGCTATAGGATACTGAAAGCCGTCAATGGAAAAGAAGCCATTTCCTTTGCCTCTTCTCATTGCCCGGATTTAATTTTACTGGATTTGGGGCTGCCGGATATGGATGGCATGGAAGTACTGAAGTCTATTAGGAGCTGGAGTATGGTTCCTGTTATTATTATTTCGGCCAGGCATGAAGACAAGTTCATTGTAACGGCTCTTGACAGTGGTGCAGATGACTATATTACAAAACCTTTTAACAATGCGATTCTGGTAGCAAGAATCAGAACTGCCTTGCGGAGAGGACATATATCGAAAATAAAGAACAGCAAAGTGAATCATCCTTTTCGTTTTGGGGATTTATATATTGATTATGATAGGAGAATAGTAACGGTGGCCGGAGAAACCGTACATTTAACCCCTATTGAATACCGGATTATCGTCCTGCTCTCTATTAATGCAGGTACTGTATTGACCCATGAATTTTTATGCCGTGAACTTTGGGGGCCTTATGTAAACAAAAGCAAAGCCCTTCGGGTTAATGTTGCAAACCTGCGGAGGAAAATTGAAAAAGATACGTCAAATCCTCAATACATTATAACAGAGATGGGAGTGGGATACAGGCTGTTAGAAGATATTGACAGGCTGCAATAA
- a CDS encoding ATP-binding protein: protein MNKKKAKNIIFSFCILCGTLLICEVLYRNNFGYQNINIVMAMAIFIITAVTEEYIYGLLSAVIGVFTYDFLITSPRFGFSFTVNFPLTLIILLLVVFTSSIITTSIKAQAEHARQKCQQAELLYSINRKLLSTRDLHTIVRYSMDYLKDELIHSVAFFEDIKPEGKLNPYFTYVKDDVGIEYFTKEEIFHLVRLAADKQEALDDKDYGYFLPIMTQNITYGVFAFSFNEKDLDKKQKMFLELIAEQTAQALRMYRLMAEQQEIKVMMETEKVKNSFLRSISHDLRTPLTGIIGASSTLLEEGNKIPYEVQARLTEGIQNDAQWLLNMIENILSITKVQNNGMVIDKSEEIVEEVIEEAVSTFRKRFPNTRITINQPEYVILIPIDIMLISQVIINILENTQRHAGGQRSDVVIEVKEEDDFVSFLITDTGPGIDPKILPKLFDFTVTQENPYKDSTRNLGIGLSICKTIIRAHGGEIYAANRPEGGAQFMFTIPLGSEK from the coding sequence TTGAATAAGAAAAAGGCTAAAAATATTATTTTCTCTTTCTGTATTCTTTGCGGTACATTACTTATCTGCGAAGTTCTTTACCGTAATAATTTTGGATACCAGAATATAAACATTGTAATGGCTATGGCAATATTTATTATTACAGCTGTTACAGAAGAGTATATATATGGATTGTTATCAGCAGTTATAGGAGTATTTACTTATGATTTTTTAATAACTTCACCAAGATTTGGTTTTAGTTTTACTGTGAATTTTCCATTAACTCTTATTATCCTTCTGCTTGTAGTTTTCACCAGCAGCATTATTACTACCAGCATTAAGGCACAGGCGGAACATGCCAGGCAGAAATGCCAGCAGGCTGAATTGCTATACAGTATTAACCGGAAGCTTCTTTCTACCAGGGATCTGCATACGATTGTAAGATATTCAATGGATTACTTAAAGGATGAACTAATTCATTCTGTAGCTTTTTTTGAAGATATCAAACCAGAGGGAAAGTTGAATCCTTATTTTACATATGTAAAAGATGATGTGGGTATTGAATATTTTACGAAAGAGGAAATATTTCATTTAGTAAGGCTTGCTGCGGATAAGCAGGAAGCTTTGGATGATAAAGACTATGGCTACTTTTTGCCCATAATGACTCAGAACATAACATATGGAGTATTTGCTTTTTCTTTTAATGAAAAGGATTTGGACAAAAAGCAAAAGATGTTTTTAGAATTAATAGCGGAGCAAACGGCTCAGGCACTTAGGATGTACCGTCTTATGGCGGAACAGCAGGAAATTAAGGTGATGATGGAAACGGAAAAAGTAAAGAACAGCTTTTTAAGAAGTATATCTCACGATTTGAGAACTCCGCTTACTGGTATTATAGGTGCAAGTTCTACTTTACTGGAAGAAGGGAATAAGATTCCTTATGAGGTACAGGCCAGACTGACAGAGGGGATACAAAATGATGCCCAATGGCTTTTGAATATGATTGAAAACATTTTGTCCATTACAAAGGTTCAGAACAATGGCATGGTGATTGATAAATCAGAAGAAATCGTTGAAGAGGTTATAGAAGAGGCTGTCTCAACTTTTCGCAAGCGCTTTCCTAATACCAGAATCACCATAAATCAGCCTGAATATGTGATTTTAATTCCCATAGATATTATGTTGATTTCTCAGGTCATTATTAATATTTTGGAAAATACTCAAAGACATGCTGGAGGCCAGAGGTCGGATGTGGTAATAGAAGTAAAAGAAGAGGATGATTTTGTAAGTTTTTTAATAACAGATACCGGTCCGGGAATAGATCCAAAGATTCTTCCCAAGCTATTTGATTTTACGGTTACGCAGGAGAACCCATATAAAGATTCAACGAGAAATCTGGGGATAGGGCTTTCCATTTGTAAAACCATAATCAGAGCTCATGGAGGAGAAATATATGCAGCTAATCGTCCAGAAGGCGGGGCACAATTCATGTTTACAATACCGCTTGGCAGTGAGAAATAA
- a CDS encoding sodium ion-translocating decarboxylase subunit beta, with amino-acid sequence MIVINYITNIINNLTLPEIIMIILALALAYMAIEKRYEPLLLLPLAFGMIIANISIAGLSSYDEGGLIYYLYKGIELGIYPPMIFICIGAMTDFSPLISSPKTALIGLGGQVGIFAAMFGALGIGSVISHFIPGFENFTIQEAAAIGIIGSSDGPTSIYITKQLAGHLLPTITIAAYSYMALVPLIQPPIMRALTTQEERMIIMPIPKKVSRRKKILFPIVTTLLVLIFVPSAATLIAMLMLGNLIRESGVAERLVRMLQGDLLNLLTLLIGLSIGGSATAERVLNIKTLFIIILGLFAFIMGTAGGVLVAKVLCKLTGGKVNPLIGNAGVSAMPMAARISQKLGHKYNPSNHLLMHAMGPIVASTIGSAIIAGIFISMFG; translated from the coding sequence ATGATTGTGATTAATTATATAACAAATATAATTAATAATTTAACACTGCCGGAAATAATAATGATAATTTTGGCCCTTGCCCTTGCATATATGGCTATAGAAAAAAGGTATGAGCCCCTGCTGCTTCTTCCATTGGCATTTGGAATGATTATTGCCAATATATCAATTGCGGGTCTGTCCTCTTATGATGAAGGCGGATTGATTTATTATTTGTATAAGGGCATTGAGCTTGGAATTTATCCTCCCATGATTTTTATCTGTATTGGTGCAATGACAGATTTTAGTCCATTAATATCATCGCCAAAAACAGCGTTAATTGGTCTTGGAGGTCAGGTTGGTATATTTGCGGCGATGTTTGGAGCATTAGGCATAGGGTCTGTAATTTCTCATTTTATCCCCGGCTTTGAAAACTTTACCATACAGGAAGCGGCAGCTATCGGAATAATAGGAAGTTCAGACGGTCCGACTTCCATTTATATCACAAAGCAGCTGGCAGGTCATCTGCTTCCGACGATTACTATTGCAGCGTATTCCTATATGGCTTTAGTTCCTCTTATTCAGCCGCCTATCATGAGAGCACTTACCACCCAAGAGGAAAGAATGATAATTATGCCTATTCCTAAAAAGGTGTCCAGGAGAAAGAAAATTCTTTTTCCTATTGTAACTACTTTGCTGGTTTTAATCTTCGTTCCTTCTGCTGCAACGTTAATAGCAATGCTGATGCTTGGTAATCTTATCAGAGAGAGCGGCGTGGCAGAAAGGTTAGTCAGAATGCTGCAGGGGGATTTGCTGAATCTGCTTACCCTGTTAATTGGTTTATCCATTGGAGGAAGTGCAACGGCTGAGAGGGTATTAAATATTAAAACACTTTTTATTATTATCTTAGGCCTTTTTGCATTTATAATGGGAACAGCCGGAGGAGTACTGGTAGCAAAAGTTTTATGCAAATTAACAGGAGGAAAAGTAAATCCCCTCATTGGAAATGCAGGAGTATCTGCGATGCCAATGGCTGCAAGAATATCACAAAAGCTAGGCCATAAATACAATCCTTCAAACCATCTTTTAATGCATGCAATGGGGCCGATTGTTGCAAGCACCATAGGTTCAGCAATAATAGCAGGAATTTTTATTTCCATGTTCGGATAA
- a CDS encoding nitroreductase family protein — MNDFMDLCLRRQSSRNFKDQPVEHEKLVKCVEAARLAPSGCNGQPWSFVVVENPELIEKVAEAAQQLGSNGFASKARAFFVVVEEHANLMPHVRSLVDSQYFAPGDIGAAIAYLCLEAESQGIGTCIFGMYDREKIASLLNTPKEKHICGLIAAGYPADQTVRKKSRKPLEEIVRFV, encoded by the coding sequence ATGAATGATTTTATGGATTTATGCCTTCGCAGGCAAAGCAGCAGAAATTTTAAAGATCAACCGGTAGAACATGAAAAGCTGGTCAAATGTGTTGAGGCGGCCCGCCTGGCACCTTCCGGCTGTAATGGTCAGCCCTGGAGTTTTGTGGTAGTCGAAAATCCAGAACTTATAGAAAAGGTAGCGGAAGCTGCACAGCAGTTGGGATCAAATGGGTTTGCTTCCAAAGCACGGGCATTTTTTGTTGTGGTTGAAGAACATGCAAATTTAATGCCCCATGTTAGGAGCCTTGTAGACAGCCAGTATTTCGCTCCCGGCGATATTGGAGCGGCAATTGCCTATCTTTGCCTGGAAGCTGAATCACAGGGAATCGGTACTTGCATTTTTGGAATGTATGATAGAGAGAAAATTGCTTCACTGCTGAACACTCCAAAGGAAAAGCATATATGCGGATTAATTGCAGCCGGATATCCGGCAGATCAGACGGTACGAAAGAAATCCCGCAAACCACTGGAGGAAATTGTCCGGTTCGTTTAA
- a CDS encoding tyrosine-protein phosphatase yields MKRRKCISIGLFIAVFLSGAKPVYTMAYENASVIQESQNQLSVSVSKVHEKYGNVYINIKNPDFLKLFQYGDIVNVAIGGQLLEVPVCSSYSDVDSKKVVIVASSAEEKSNEDIILAINLGSFADTYGTAVNDQVTITLSKKGGYLDEYEVRQLKRTNNRDDYSSDEVFANFREAAFGSIAPGRLYRSSNPINPEIGRNKYAMRLTKDAGVNVIFNLSETAEEVAGHLRTDANGELAYYKGLNDIGNVYALGMGLDLQSEDFKQKLAVVLREMGEKKGPYLIHCVEGKDRTGFVVALLESLMGAKYWEIKTDYMDSFVNFYHVPVAPGQYDRIGNNNILESMRQMAGISKGSSLKGVDLTKAAEGYIKSIGLTDDEIEKLRVNLSN; encoded by the coding sequence ATGAAAAGGAGAAAATGTATTTCGATTGGCTTATTTATTGCTGTGTTCTTAAGTGGTGCTAAGCCTGTTTACACCATGGCTTATGAAAATGCAAGTGTAATTCAAGAGTCGCAGAACCAGTTATCCGTTAGTGTTTCAAAAGTGCATGAAAAATATGGCAATGTATATATTAATATTAAAAACCCTGATTTTCTAAAGTTATTCCAATATGGCGACATCGTGAATGTGGCAATTGGCGGGCAGTTATTAGAGGTTCCGGTATGTTCCTCATATAGTGATGTGGACAGTAAGAAGGTCGTTATAGTTGCATCGTCAGCCGAGGAAAAATCCAATGAGGACATTATATTGGCAATAAATCTCGGCAGCTTTGCCGATACATACGGGACGGCTGTTAATGATCAGGTAACCATCACCCTTTCAAAAAAGGGAGGATACCTGGATGAATACGAAGTACGCCAACTGAAACGTACTAACAACAGAGATGATTATAGCAGTGATGAGGTGTTTGCCAATTTCCGTGAAGCGGCTTTTGGCAGTATAGCTCCGGGCAGGCTATACAGGTCTTCCAACCCGATCAATCCGGAAATCGGAAGAAACAAATACGCTATGAGGCTTACAAAGGATGCGGGAGTTAATGTTATATTTAATCTTTCCGAAACAGCCGAGGAGGTTGCGGGTCATTTAAGAACCGATGCTAACGGCGAACTTGCATATTATAAGGGACTGAATGATATCGGTAATGTGTATGCACTGGGCATGGGACTTGACTTACAATCGGAAGATTTCAAGCAGAAGCTTGCTGTTGTTTTACGGGAAATGGGCGAAAAGAAAGGTCCATACCTTATCCATTGCGTAGAGGGAAAAGACAGGACTGGTTTTGTTGTCGCATTGCTTGAATCCCTGATGGGCGCGAAATATTGGGAGATTAAGACTGACTATATGGACAGTTTCGTTAATTTCTACCATGTGCCTGTCGCACCTGGTCAATATGACCGGATTGGGAACAACAACATCCTGGAGAGTATGAGACAGATGGCTGGTATTTCCAAAGGAAGCAGTCTTAAAGGGGTAGATTTGACCAAAGCAGCAGAGGGTTATATCAAGTCAATCGGTTTAACTGATGATGAAATAGAAAAACTTAGAGTCAATCTTTCTAACTGA